The Nitrospira sp. genome window below encodes:
- a CDS encoding carboxypeptidase M32, with amino-acid sequence MKTVAALEPLTTKLLEIQRITSAAAVLSWDQETHMPSGGGEARAEQIAVLEGLAHEKLVAPEIERFLETVVDPATGQAIDQPGNLWDEPSRSLLREIWRDFSRAKKLPSDFVVNISRECSLAQQVWAEAKEQSKFSQFLPNLKTILSLKREEAQYLGYTDSPYDALLDEYEPGSTCAALRPLFATMKARLVPLLKRITDSPAQIDDSILRHAYDPTRQLEFGRLVLIAMGYDFNRGRLDLSAHPFTTSFHPTDVRVTTRVYERELQSCLFSCIHEGGHGLYDQGLDQRYFGTPLGESVSLGIHESQSRLWENCVGRSRAFWRFFYPILQQTFPQQLRSIDQDAFYAAINCVRPSFIRVEADELTYNLHIMLRFEIEQDLIEGRTRPDDLPELWNQKMRDYLGITPLTDAVGVLQDVHWSFGAFGYFPTYTLGNLYSMQFFEQAKLELPQLEEHIAAGQMLELRRWLEQKIHRWGRTFTPDHLARRVTGKSIDPEPFLAYLEKKYGELYQL; translated from the coding sequence GTGAAGACTGTCGCAGCTCTCGAACCCTTGACGACCAAGCTGCTGGAGATCCAGCGGATCACCAGCGCCGCCGCCGTCTTATCATGGGATCAGGAAACGCACATGCCCTCCGGCGGCGGCGAGGCGCGGGCGGAACAAATCGCCGTGCTCGAAGGCCTGGCCCACGAGAAGCTTGTCGCCCCGGAAATCGAACGGTTCCTTGAAACGGTCGTGGATCCAGCAACCGGGCAAGCCATCGATCAGCCCGGCAACCTGTGGGATGAACCGTCGCGCTCGCTGCTGCGCGAGATCTGGCGTGATTTCAGCCGGGCCAAGAAACTCCCCTCCGACTTTGTCGTGAATATCAGCCGGGAATGTTCGCTGGCGCAGCAGGTCTGGGCCGAGGCCAAAGAGCAGAGCAAGTTCAGCCAGTTTCTTCCCAATCTCAAAACGATCCTCTCCCTCAAGCGGGAAGAGGCACAATACCTGGGCTACACGGACTCGCCCTATGATGCGCTGCTGGACGAATACGAGCCCGGTTCCACCTGCGCCGCCTTGCGCCCGCTCTTTGCCACGATGAAAGCGCGCCTCGTGCCGCTGCTGAAACGGATCACCGACAGTCCCGCGCAGATTGACGACAGCATCCTCCGCCATGCCTATGACCCAACCAGGCAGTTGGAATTCGGACGGCTGGTGCTTATCGCGATGGGCTACGATTTCAACCGGGGACGGCTGGATCTCTCGGCCCATCCCTTCACCACGTCGTTTCACCCCACCGATGTGCGGGTGACGACCCGGGTGTACGAGCGGGAACTGCAATCCTGCCTCTTCAGCTGCATTCACGAAGGCGGGCATGGTCTCTACGACCAGGGGCTCGATCAGCGCTATTTCGGCACGCCGCTCGGCGAATCGGTGTCGCTAGGGATCCATGAAAGCCAGTCGCGCCTCTGGGAAAATTGCGTCGGCCGGTCGCGGGCCTTCTGGCGCTTCTTCTATCCGATTCTGCAACAGACGTTTCCACAGCAATTGCGCAGCATCGATCAGGACGCCTTCTACGCCGCCATCAATTGCGTGCGGCCCTCCTTCATTCGCGTGGAGGCCGACGAGCTGACCTACAACCTGCACATCATGCTGCGTTTTGAAATCGAGCAGGACTTGATCGAAGGCCGGACCAGGCCGGACGATCTGCCGGAGCTCTGGAATCAGAAAATGCGGGACTATCTGGGGATTACGCCCCTGACCGATGCGGTCGGCGTGCTGCAGGATGTGCACTGGTCATTCGGCGCCTTCGGCTACTTCCCGACCTACACCCTCGGCAATCTCTACTCGATGCAATTTTTCGAACAGGCGAAACTGGAACTGCCGCAGCTCGAAGAGCACATCGCCGCGGGTCAGATGCTGGAACTGCGCCGCTGGCTGGAACAAAAGATCCATCGCTGGGGCCGCACCTTTACCCCCGACCATCTGGCCCGGCGGGTAACCGGCAAGAGCATCGACCCTGAACCGTTTCTGGCCTACCTGGAGAAGAAGTACGGCGAGCTCTACCAACTGTAG
- a CDS encoding Fur family transcriptional regulator: MAKSEKEMSMLRDHLAKHQLKLTRQRELILDAFLKQEHITAEEMYHQLAKKDPHLGLATIYRTLNLFCEAGLAQARHFGTQTQYDNISHKGHHDHLICTGCGKIVEFENCEIEKLQEEVATRNGFTISTHRLELYGLCSRCRH; this comes from the coding sequence ATGGCCAAAAGTGAAAAAGAAATGAGCATGCTTCGCGACCACCTCGCCAAGCATCAGCTCAAGCTGACGCGCCAGCGCGAGCTCATTCTCGACGCCTTCCTCAAGCAAGAACATATTACGGCGGAAGAGATGTACCACCAGCTGGCCAAGAAAGACCCGCATCTGGGCCTGGCCACGATCTACCGCACGCTCAACCTGTTCTGCGAGGCCGGCCTAGCCCAGGCCCGGCATTTCGGCACCCAGACGCAATACGACAACATCTCCCACAAAGGCCACCACGACCATCTGATCTGCACAGGGTGCGGCAAGATCGTGGAGTTTGAAAACTGCGAAATCGAAAAGCTCCAGGAAGAAGTGGCCACCCGCAACGGCTTTACCATTTCGACTCACCGCCTTGAACTGTACGGCCTCTGTTCCCGCTGCCGTCATTGA
- a CDS encoding extracellular solute-binding protein: MTSFNIRHRTGAASAGRRLALAMLTACSLALSLSLCIPTASPAADKLTVYSGRSERLIKPVFDAFTAKTGIQIELLSSGTTELVNRLKAEGDRTPADLLLTNDAGSLELARGAGLLRPLNMREVERAIPSQFRAADNSWVGLSGRFWIIVYNTTMVKPGQVTSLFDLADPQWKDKIAIPNSGSEYLQAGVSVIRATHGDDKTKQFLTGLRDNAGSQVYQKSSQIVDAVAKGQVAMGIVNHYYVYRHLATQPAAPVAVLMPDQKEGGMGAIMNVTGIGITKSSTHADNAKLLIEFLVAQAGQKMFADLDKEYPLHPEVKADPALVDRKSFRAALVPLTKLAELREPTLTLIEQVGLR, translated from the coding sequence ATGACCTCCTTCAATATTCGTCACCGGACAGGCGCGGCATCCGCCGGGCGCCGGCTTGCGCTGGCGATGCTCACCGCCTGTTCACTCGCCCTGAGCCTCTCCCTGTGCATACCAACGGCCTCACCGGCCGCCGATAAGCTGACCGTCTATTCAGGCCGGTCTGAACGGCTCATCAAGCCCGTCTTCGACGCCTTCACCGCGAAGACCGGCATTCAAATCGAGCTGCTGTCCTCCGGAACGACAGAATTGGTCAACCGGTTGAAGGCCGAAGGAGATCGGACCCCTGCCGACCTGCTGCTCACGAACGATGCCGGCAGCCTTGAACTGGCGCGCGGCGCAGGGCTCTTGCGCCCGCTGAACATGCGCGAAGTGGAGCGTGCCATTCCCTCGCAGTTCCGCGCCGCCGACAACAGCTGGGTGGGCCTCTCGGGACGGTTCTGGATCATCGTGTATAACACCACGATGGTCAAACCAGGCCAAGTCACCTCGCTGTTCGACCTGGCAGATCCCCAATGGAAAGACAAAATCGCCATTCCAAACTCAGGCAGCGAATATCTCCAGGCTGGCGTCTCGGTCATTCGCGCCACCCACGGCGATGACAAGACGAAACAATTTCTGACCGGGCTGCGTGACAATGCCGGGTCCCAGGTCTATCAAAAGAGTTCCCAGATCGTGGACGCCGTGGCCAAAGGCCAGGTGGCCATGGGGATCGTGAACCACTATTACGTCTATCGCCACCTCGCGACCCAACCGGCGGCGCCGGTGGCCGTCCTCATGCCGGATCAAAAAGAAGGCGGCATGGGCGCGATCATGAACGTGACCGGGATCGGGATCACCAAGTCCAGCACCCATGCCGACAACGCCAAATTGCTCATCGAGTTCCTCGTGGCGCAAGCCGGCCAGAAAATGTTCGCCGACCTGGATAAAGAATACCCGCTGCATCCGGAGGTCAAGGCGGATCCCGCGCTCGTGGATCGCAAGAGCTTTCGCGCCGCGCTGGTCCCGCTGACGAAGCTGGCCGAGCTCCGGGAACCGACGCTGACGCTCATCGAACAAGTGGGCCTCCGCTGA
- a CDS encoding iron ABC transporter permease, whose product MTTLRRQLSSPLQLMAIATAGLILLPLGYVTLLAVTADPAVWSRLWATRIPELLWNTISLAGSVAVLTLILGVTTAWLVVRFDFPGRRLWEAALILPLAMPTYVLAYVYTYLLGFGGPVELAWQIWAGPQSRIVSPQSFWGTTLVMALDTFPFVYLLTRTALLSLNVSFEEVARVSGVSRMMTLWRVTLPLMRPSIAAGVALVILYVVSDFGAVSLLRYQTLTYAVFQQMTGRSDNTAASILSVLLVVLALLFLVTERWFRQRSRFYQTTGRYRAPQRIPCRWIGALSITALLGGIVAMSFGVPAYLLVKWSLSPEALAIIDSRFYGFIWNSALLAAAAATAGVLIGLPLAYLASRRPTLLNLGCLQAAYAGYVLPGPVAALAVLVLCLKLTPIFYGTVLLLIVAYVIHFLPAGLQSLEPALQQITPNLEEVARTLGLGVRDTWRRVTLPLVRNGFIVAWVLMFLQTMKELPATLLLRPVGFDTLAIRVWLEASEEYFQLAAPSALLIVLLSLPALWLLVSKDWRSA is encoded by the coding sequence GTGACGACGCTCCGGCGACAACTGTCTTCTCCGCTGCAGCTCATGGCAATCGCCACGGCGGGACTGATCCTGCTCCCGCTGGGCTATGTCACGCTGCTGGCGGTCACGGCCGACCCGGCCGTTTGGTCGCGCCTCTGGGCCACGCGCATCCCCGAACTGCTCTGGAACACTATCTCGCTCGCGGGTTCCGTCGCCGTGCTCACCCTGATCCTGGGTGTTACGACGGCCTGGCTCGTCGTGCGCTTCGATTTCCCCGGGCGGCGCCTGTGGGAAGCGGCGCTGATTCTCCCCCTGGCCATGCCCACCTACGTGCTGGCCTATGTCTACACCTATCTCCTGGGGTTCGGCGGCCCGGTGGAGCTAGCCTGGCAGATCTGGGCGGGGCCGCAAAGCCGCATTGTCTCCCCGCAAAGCTTTTGGGGCACCACGCTCGTCATGGCGCTGGACACCTTTCCCTTCGTCTATCTGCTGACGCGGACCGCGCTCTTGAGCCTGAACGTCTCATTTGAAGAAGTGGCGCGGGTCAGCGGCGTGTCCCGCATGATGACGCTCTGGCGTGTGACGCTCCCCCTGATGCGCCCCTCGATTGCGGCCGGCGTGGCACTGGTCATTCTCTATGTCGTGTCGGATTTCGGCGCCGTCTCGCTGCTGCGCTACCAGACCCTGACTTATGCCGTCTTTCAACAGATGACCGGCCGGTCCGATAACACCGCCGCCAGTATCCTGAGCGTCCTGCTTGTCGTCCTCGCATTGTTGTTCCTTGTCACCGAGCGCTGGTTCCGGCAACGCAGCCGCTTCTATCAAACCACCGGGCGGTATCGAGCGCCGCAACGGATCCCATGCCGCTGGATCGGCGCGCTGTCGATCACGGCGTTGCTGGGCGGAATTGTGGCCATGTCCTTCGGCGTGCCCGCATATCTGCTGGTGAAATGGAGCTTGTCGCCGGAGGCCCTGGCCATCATCGACAGCCGCTTCTACGGGTTCATCTGGAACAGCGCCCTGCTGGCCGCCGCCGCCGCCACCGCCGGGGTGCTGATCGGCTTGCCGCTCGCCTACTTAGCCAGCCGGCGGCCGACGCTGCTAAATCTTGGCTGCCTCCAGGCCGCCTACGCCGGGTATGTGTTGCCCGGGCCGGTCGCAGCCCTGGCGGTGCTGGTCCTCTGCCTGAAACTGACGCCCATCTTCTACGGCACCGTGCTCTTGCTGATCGTGGCCTACGTGATCCACTTCCTTCCGGCCGGACTCCAGTCGCTCGAACCGGCGCTGCAACAGATCACCCCCAACTTGGAAGAAGTGGCCAGAACCTTGGGGCTGGGGGTGCGCGACACCTGGCGGCGCGTCACCCTGCCGCTCGTGCGCAACGGCTTCATCGTCGCCTGGGTCTTGATGTTTCTCCAAACGATGAAGGAATTGCCGGCCACCCTGCTGTTGCGTCCGGTGGGATTCGACACGCTGGCCATTCGCGTGTGGCTGGAAGCGAGCGAAGAGTACTTTCAATTGGCGGCACCCTCGGCCCTGCTGATCGTCTTGCTGAGCTTGCCGGCGCTGTGGCTGCTGGTCTCCAAAGACTGGCGGTCGGCCTGA
- a CDS encoding ABC transporter ATP-binding protein yields MATVQPDLYRPASNVLELRSVSCAYETGRPAIRNISFAAREGEILCLLGPSGCGKTTILRAIAGFEPVRAGELFLSGQLVSSQNLTIPTEQRRVGMVFQEYALFPHLRVADNIAFGLHHLSRSERTCRVQEMLTLTGLEGFDRRYPHELSGGQQQRVALARALVQNPVVLLLDEPFSNLDPDMASRMRQELHALLRRTKTTTILVTHDHEEAFAMADRIAVLNQGRLEQMDTPELIYHMPASPFVADFVGQADFIQGTIHNGMVHTELGEFPNTLTSEEGAGVVVMIRPDDIQLAPAKGAGARIIARQFRGSENLYTVSLPSGQIVHSSAGSTSVYQEGAAVELRVLATHTVLFPGPAAASDAPAQP; encoded by the coding sequence ATGGCCACTGTGCAACCGGACCTCTATCGGCCGGCTTCCAATGTGCTGGAACTGCGCTCCGTCTCCTGCGCGTACGAAACCGGCCGGCCGGCGATCCGGAACATCTCATTCGCCGCGCGCGAAGGGGAAATCCTCTGTCTCCTCGGCCCGTCCGGCTGCGGAAAGACCACGATTCTGCGGGCCATCGCCGGATTCGAACCGGTCCGTGCAGGGGAACTGTTCCTGTCGGGACAACTCGTGTCCAGCCAGAATCTGACCATCCCGACCGAGCAACGCCGCGTCGGGATGGTGTTTCAGGAATATGCCCTCTTCCCGCACCTGCGCGTGGCCGACAACATCGCCTTCGGCCTGCATCACCTTTCCAGAAGCGAGCGCACATGCCGGGTCCAAGAGATGCTCACGCTCACCGGCCTCGAAGGCTTCGACCGGCGCTACCCGCATGAACTCTCCGGCGGCCAGCAGCAGCGTGTGGCCCTGGCGCGCGCGCTGGTGCAGAATCCGGTCGTCCTGCTGCTCGACGAACCCTTCAGCAATCTGGATCCAGATATGGCCAGCCGGATGCGCCAGGAGCTGCATGCCTTATTGCGCCGCACCAAGACGACGACCATCCTCGTGACCCACGACCATGAAGAAGCCTTTGCCATGGCCGACCGGATCGCGGTGCTCAACCAAGGCCGCCTGGAGCAAATGGACACGCCGGAATTGATCTATCACATGCCCGCCAGTCCCTTTGTGGCGGATTTCGTCGGACAAGCCGACTTCATCCAGGGCACGATCCACAACGGCATGGTGCACACGGAGCTGGGCGAGTTTCCCAATACCCTCACCAGCGAAGAGGGCGCCGGCGTGGTGGTCATGATTCGTCCCGACGATATCCAGCTGGCTCCGGCCAAAGGCGCCGGCGCCCGCATCATCGCCCGGCAGTTTCGGGGATCGGAAAACCTCTATACGGTCAGCCTGCCATCGGGACAGATCGTCCACAGCAGCGCCGGCTCCACGAGCGTGTATCAGGAGGGCGCCGCCGTCGAGTTGCGCGTGCTGGCCACACACACCGTCCTGTTCCCCGGCCCCGCGGCAGCGAGCGATGCGCCGGCCCAACCATAG
- the exbB gene encoding TonB-system energizer ExbB, with protein sequence MDALKNAVDYGIIGLLLGLSLWSVAVAVERWLFYRTVNFSHYPNAQIFEMALTKRLVIIGTVAANAPYIGLLGTVLGIMLTFHTMGTSGTMAVNTIMIGLSLALKATAVGLLVAIPCVVMNNILRRRVSELLTEYKVHHGSSAG encoded by the coding sequence ATGGACGCGTTGAAGAACGCGGTGGACTACGGGATCATCGGCCTGCTGCTCGGGTTGAGCCTCTGGTCTGTCGCCGTGGCGGTGGAGCGGTGGCTGTTCTATCGGACCGTGAACTTCTCCCACTACCCCAATGCCCAGATCTTCGAGATGGCCCTGACCAAGCGGCTGGTGATTATCGGCACGGTGGCCGCTAACGCGCCGTACATCGGCCTGCTCGGCACCGTGCTCGGCATCATGCTGACATTTCATACGATGGGCACGTCCGGCACGATGGCCGTCAATACCATCATGATCGGCCTCAGCCTGGCCTTGAAGGCCACGGCGGTCGGCCTGCTGGTGGCCATTCCCTGCGTCGTCATGAACAACATCCTCCGCCGCCGTGTCAGCGAACTGCTCACCGAGTATAAGGTGCATCATGGATCGTCAGCAGGTTGA
- a CDS encoding biopolymer transporter ExbD, with amino-acid sequence MDRQQVDQINVIPLVDVMLVLLVIVLTTATFITTGQIPVSLAKAKSVSDRKDVPLVITLTAEGGLYLNDKSVPEGGLPSALETQSRDSAVVVRADKATVLERFVSVVDEVRGLGFQQVSLEVIRL; translated from the coding sequence ATGGATCGTCAGCAGGTTGATCAAATCAACGTTATCCCGCTCGTGGATGTGATGCTGGTCCTGCTCGTGATCGTCCTGACCACGGCCACCTTCATCACCACTGGCCAAATCCCTGTGAGTCTGGCCAAGGCCAAATCGGTCAGCGACCGGAAGGATGTGCCTCTGGTCATTACCCTGACCGCGGAAGGAGGCCTCTACCTCAACGACAAATCGGTCCCGGAAGGAGGGCTGCCCTCGGCCCTGGAAACCCAGTCGCGAGATTCCGCGGTGGTGGTGCGGGCCGATAAGGCAACCGTGCTGGAACGATTCGTCTCCGTGGTCGATGAGGTGCGCGGGCTTGGATTTCAGCAGGTCAGCCTGGAGGTGATCCGGCTGTGA